A window of Bacillus sp. DX3.1 genomic DNA:
TATTTGGGGTGTGTGGCTGGTAGTTACAGCTCGCACGAGTCTGGCTCATCCCCTATCTTAAGTATTGTTTTGCAGTTAGGATAATATACCAATTTAAGGTGAGTATATCTATTGTGCTCAATATGTTGTACCACCCCTAAACAAAGGCAGCATCAGAAAAACGCACTTTTAACACATATTAGAATACAAACCATTGCGGAAACCGGCCACTCCAGCAATGTTCTCTTAGGCTTATTCCTAAATTTTGGTTCCATTATTCCAGCGGACAATTTTACTATCGGGAAAATCTAGTGTTTTAGGAAAATCTTTTGTTGGTACTTTAGAAGATTACCACCGACAATGTCGGTTTCAATTTTACCGTAATCTAAATTGGCCGCTGGTACTATTACTCCCTAAACCCTTCCCTAAATTCCTAACGCATTATTCTGTTAAAAAGGGTATATTCTTACCTTTTAATGGAAAACATTATATTGCATTAGTAATAATTTAAAGGAGGTTAAAGATATGGCTAAAATGAAAATTGAGGTTTCTTTAGAGGTTGTAGTTGATGAAACGGTCAGTAAGGAGGATATTTCCAATACCTTGGAGAAAGCGCTTGAACCTTTAAAGTGTAAGGTAGATAGTTTTTCAGACGTGGTAGTGCGAACTGTGTCTCATGCTGATGGTGGTCCAATAGGTACCGGTTATGCAAGTAGATTGTGGTCGAAGGCTACTTGCCAGTAGGATAATTTAAAAAAAATTTAATAGGATAAACTATATGTAATTAAGCTTAAGAAAGTAAGTTAGTCTGGAAAACATAACAAGTCAAAAAAATTAAATGTATATGAAGAATTGTAGGTGAGGATAAAAAATGAATAACAATTCGGTTTTGTCTATGGCTAGTCATCGTCTTCTTTCTCTCGAGGGAGATGATGTGGCAATACTAGCTGATCGAAGTACTGGTTGGTGCATTGTAAATACAATGGAATACGACACTATTAGTAAGTATCTAAGTGAAAGTAAACAGACTCTTGAAGGAACAGACATAAAAAGCCAGAAAATTATAAAATCATTATGGGAAGCGGGTGTCCTTTATGCGGATGGGAAACCCCATCCTGATACAGTACTTGTTCAGAACCCGTATCCTAATGCACTTTTATTAAAATTAACAGGTGCATGCAATTTTGAATGTTCTTATTGCTATGACTATGACGCAAAGAGATTTAAAGCACGTTTAAATTTCGAGCGAATTAAAGAGATTATTTCTTTTCTTTTATCAAAACAGTCTAGTTTATCTATTGCTTTTCATGGGGGGGAACCGTTATTACGTTTTGATTTAATAAAGGAAGTTGTTAATTTTGCAATTCGAGAAGCTGGTTCTGTTTCACGGATAGGTTTTTCAATACAGACCAATGGTTCCCTTTTTAATGAAGAAGTTGTTTCATTTCTAGATAAGTATAATTTCTCTGTTGGGATATCCCTTGATGGTGCTAATGAAGAAAGTAATGCGCTTCGAGTTGTAAACAGAGGTCGGACCCCATGGAAATCAGTACAAGAATTATTGAAACGGTACCCAACTTTTGTTAAAGAACGCTGTGGCTTTTTAGCAGTAGCTTCCCGTACTTCTGCTAGACATATACCCGATTTTGCTCTTTGGTTACAGGATAAGGGAGTAGGTGGGTTATCTATCAGTTTTCTAGATCTTGTAGGGAGAGGTGAAACTCTCTATGATGAGATGCTCACCCCGAATGAAGCAGTTGATCTTTACAAAGAATTATTTCGCATGATTCGTCAGCGGCAAATTGAGAAGCTAGCAATTAAGAGTATAATTGGACGTATGAACAATCTTTTTACTTTCCAACCGCGTGATTTTTGTTACAAAGGTGCATGTGGAGCATCCGGTGATTTCTTAGTGGTTGATGCGGAGGGTTCTCTTCGCTCATGTGACTGTATTTACGATTCTTTTTTTGTATTAGGTAGTAGTAAATCACAAGTACCAGAAAACTCAAAACATCCAGCACGATTAGCTGTATCGAAACGAAACGAATGGCTTCGTGAAAATAGCTCTAATTGCTCAACTTGTGCTGTATTTGGCTTATGTGGAGGAACCTGTGTCGCAAAAGCTATTTCAAATCACAAAACTCCACAATCCGTAGATCCAGTGGAATGTGCTTTATCTCTTTACCTTTATCCCGAATTATTACAAGAATTTGCCACAGGAAACAATATGCCTCTATTTGATTATTATAATATTCATAGACATAGTACAAAGGAATGGAGAGCTAGCTAATGACCTTCACTGATGAAGAAATTTTAGTTGCTTCTTTATCTTCCAAATTGAAAAATCCAATAGCTGTTAGGGAAGAATGTACACAATTTGTTGAGCGGTATGAGACTATAGCTAAAAAAGCAAACTGGGCATATCAACACTTTCTCCGGCGAACAGGAAGTCGTTCTGCTTTTCTCAATTATTTCCAAACTGATTTTCTTCAAGCATGGTGTGATTTCTTTAAATATGCTGCTATGGCTAACTTGAATCAAAAGATTGAAATACCGATTACGGATTATCGACAGAAGCTTATACTTACTTGGCACTTTCCAGAATATCCGCTGTTAGTACCGGGAGTTTGTACCAACAACACTTTACTAGTTACTGCTCAAAAACCTAATTGGATGGTGTCAGCAGCAGGTCTTGAGAATCTTTATTTATTTCGCTCTGGCTCAACAGGAATCAGTCTAATACGTGCTTTTAAAGAACGACGTCCGATTGCAGCAATGCTTGATTATTGTTATGATGAAAGTTCACACATTACAGCCAATTTTTTATCTTACCCGGCTCGAACTCCCGTAGGCTTGTTTACTTTAGCAGAGAAATTCAATTACCAAATCGAACTGTTATCATTTCGTGATACTGAATGTATGGTTATTGACTCTTTTTGGGCTAATCAAGGAACGATTTTGGATAACGTAATTCGTGTTAATCAAGTAATTGAAAAAGAAATTCTTACCGATCCAGCAAGATGGTTGTTATGGCCTTCAGTTGATCGACGTTGGATCGGAACAGATTATGAATCATAAGGGGTATATCCGGGATTCGGCCGAAATACTTGTAAAAATGGGTCACAGTATGGATATAAATTCCATTTTGTGACCCTGTCTAATTTATACCGGGATCTCTCCCTTTATCGGCTGAGGCACATTTATTTTGACAGCATAACCCTTGTTAATCGCAATTTTGGGTTGAAAATGGATTTTTCACCTGGATTCCTAAACGAAAACCGCTAATTTAATACACAAAGCAAATTTCCACCTAAAAAAGGAATTCCTATAGCTAATGATTAACTTTTCTATTCTTCTTAGAAATTGAAGTTTAACATTCCTAAAAACACTCTAATTCGATATCCAACCCTCTTAAAGTTACACAGAGTCAATGATTTTGCGTAGATAACTTATAAAAACGATGCATTTGAAAGTGATTACTTTAAGTTATTATTGGGAATAGTATCAATTAGTACCATTTTTGGAAAGTTAATCTTCCTTTTTTACTCCTCCATAGGCCTTAGGAGTTATCAGTTATATAAATTAGAGTATATCAGTGGGAAGCAGAAATAGGAAAAATGTATGTATTAAAAATTCAAATTGATTAGAAGGTGTAATCCATGCAGGAAAAAGAATCTCATTCTGAAAAATCATCATTACTAGAAATCGGCCCACATGAAGCTTCTAAAATCGTTAAGAAGTATGCGGAGAACCAAAAGATCCAGATAAAACTTACCGAAGAACAAATGAAAGTAATCATTGATCAGTGGAAGGACGCAGATCCGCTAATGCCTGCTGAAATCAGCTTTTACGTAGGGGCTCGTCCTATGGCTAATCTCAAGGTAGCTGCTTATTACTACGCTGGGGATACATGTTGCAGTATTGAATGATAAAAATTGTAGGTGTAGAATATGGAAAATAAATATACGAATCCAATTTGTATTCGTCGATCTCGTTGTTTGATTGCATTTTGGGAGGGCAGTTCCCTTGTAGTGGAGAACTACTTGACCAACAAGCAGACTACCATCGCACCACTGATTGTACAACTACTCCAAGAAATTGATGACTACCACCCTAAAACTTCTGTATTGGAGCGATTTGGAGAAATCCCTGTTGCCAATGAGATTATCGAAGAATTGCTTAAACAGGACGTGCTTATCATTCAAGGATCAGCGTTGGATACAAAAGAGCGTTTGATTGAAGAAAAGTGGAAGTGGAATCAGGACGTACGATATTTCCATTACTCAACCCAGCATGTGGTGTATGAGGATAACTTTGAAATTCAGCGTACAAGTTTGGCTCGCCTTGCACGCGAGATACCTCCGCCAGATGCATTCAAAGACTACGGTCGCTCCGATGTCAAGCTTTTAGGATCCTTTGATGAACCCTCAGGAGAGTTCTGGAATGTGCTTCGTTCACGTCGGACCAAAAGATCATTCGCTCAACAAGAGATATCATTATCCGATCTTTCCAACATACTCTTATGGACGTGGGGGCGAACACATTTAATCACAGATCATGAAGTCGGCCCCTATATTCTTAGGACTAGTCCTTCAGGAGGGGCTCGCCACCCTATAGAGGTGTATCCTATAATCCTGCGCGTCAATGGTGTTACGCCGGGAATATACCATTACTCCGTAAAAAGACATGAATTAGAATGTCTAAGAACGGGCATGTTTACGGATCTTGCTGTTCGTCTATGCTCCAACCAGGAATGGGTACGTGACGCAGCGGTAGTCTTTTTTATGACAGCTGTTGTTAATAGAACCATGTGGAAATACAAACAGACTAATGCCTATCGTGTTATTCAATTAGACGCTGGACATTTAGGTCAGACATTTCATCTAGTTTGCACTAGCCTAGGTCTAGCACCCTTCACCACAGCCGCTACCCAAGATATTGCGATTGAACAAGAGCTTGGTATTGACGGAGTGTCTGAGATTCCTATTTACACGGCGGTAACAGGTGTACCTGCCAATGGACTCTCAAGAAGTAGCAAAGAAGACTGAACGATGCGGTCATACTATCATTTCTTACGCCGTTCTCCTAGGAAAACTCCTTCGGGCAGCGGTTATGAGAAACATTATATAATCCCGTTCAGAGCAGAATTTTATAAAGCACACTTCATATTTTCCTGTTGCTCTTTTTCACAAATTGGTTGAACATCTTTCTCCTGTTTTTTATCAATAGTTTATAGCGTTTGATTGCTTGTTCACCTAAATAAACAGTTATTTATAGAGATTATGATCACATTTATTAAGAGTTATGTTCTTTAACAAATAACGATTTACTTACACACTTAGATATTATTTTGTAATCTATCTTCTTTGTATAAATCGGAATAAAAAGGCAACCATAATAAATGGAAACTATTATAATAACCATAAAAGAGGTGTTTAAAGTGTCTGAGGAAAAAATAGAAAATTGTGAGCGATCTAATATAGAAGAACGATTCTTCAAAAGACGTGATGAACTGATCGAAAAATTAGGAACACTCGATAAAAATGTTGTAGCTAATTTTTGTATGTCAACTATCAATAAAATTGATGACACGGGACGATTTTCTGACTCTTGGCATAACAGTTGGAACAAAGACGGTGACTTTACCGATACTTGGGGAAAAGGTACGCTACCTATATAAATATGTTGTAGCTAATTTCTCTATGTCAATTGTCGATAAAAATGGCTTGGAATTATTTAGTACTCTTTGCATAACAGTTGGGGAAAGTGCTCTGACTTTACCGATGTTTGGGGAAAACCAATACCACGGATAAAGTTAGGGCATACCAAAATTCCCCTAAATGAATCCGTATATACCCTTAATATCAAGAAATTAACTTGATATTATAGTATGAAAGGAAATTAACATGACTATTAAATTAATTGTTCTCCAACCCACTTCCTTATGTAACCTGAATTGTCAATATTGTTACGTACCTGGCAGAAAGGATTCAACAAGAATGAGTGAGCAAACATTAGAAAATGTCATTGCTAAGGTGCTGAGAAGTTCAATAGTTGATGAAAATGTCGAGTTTCTTTGGCACGCTGGAGAACCTTTGACTGTAGGCATAGACTTCTATAAAAAAGTTATGACCTATATCCAAAAACATAATAACCAGGATCGCCGAATTCGTAATAGATTGCAAACCAATGGTACACTTCTAACACCAGATTGGTGTGAATTTTTGTTAGAAAATGATTTTCAGATTGGGATTAGTATTGACGGCCCAGCAATGTTACATAACCGGAATCGTATTGATTGGTCTGGAAAAGGAAGTCACCACTTGGTTATGAGAGGGTTAAAACTCTTAAAAGAATATGGGCTATCTTTTGGAGGTCTCTGTGTTCTTACTCGAGAAAGCCTTAATTACCCTAGAGAAATTTTTAACTTTTTTTACTCCAATGGTTTTCAATCGGTTGGGTTTAACGTAGAAGAGATAGAAAATGCTAATAAATCTTCTTCATTAAAGGATTATGAGGAACATAGTATAATTGTTGAGAAATATCGTTCCTTTATGTCAGAGCTCTTCGACTTATGGAAAACCCATAAAAATGAAATTGAATTCCGCGAATTCAGAAACATGCTAACAAGAATAGAAAAAAAACTATCAAATAAAAATTATTATTCCGTTCCTGACGAAATTAAAAGCCTAGGGATCATAACAATACAAAAGAATGGTGATATTACGACAAACTCTCCAGAGTTTGCAGGAGGTTTGAATACAGAATTTAATAACTTTGTTGTTGGTAATATTAATGCGCAATATGAGTTAGATACAGTAGTGAATAGTAATATATATAATCGTATGCAGCATGAGATTAATTTGGGAGTTAAGAACTGTGCTAGTTCATGCTTATATTTTGACCTATGTGGGGGGGGATCGCCGTCAAATAAATATTTTGAGAATGGTTCTCTATCTAGTACCGAGACTATCAGATGCATACTCCATCACCAAACGCTTACTTCAATCGTGATTGAAAAACTCTTAAACGCATAACATATTTAAATTTTGTAAAACAAACGAATAATATTTGTCGGAACATAAAAATAAGAAAGCTTTGGTTCTGTTGCAAAGTTTTTTTACACATAGAGACATGGGAAGATTGTGGTCAAATTTTATGAAACCGTTAATAAATTCTGTAATTCGTTATACGCCGAAAAGACGGAGTCTGATTGAAGACTTCGTCTTTGTTTGTATATGGCATGAAGCGTTTCTATCCCTTTTATCGTACGTGAGGCATGACGAAGACTTTGAAATCCTAAGGAACGAGCGAAACGGCGCTTCACGTGTCGATGATCTTGCTCAATGAGATTATTGAGATATTTTGTTGTACGATGAAAGGTATTTTTGTAAAAGTCTATCCTCTGTAATTTTTTAAATGCGCAAATTAAAGAAGGAGCCTTATCTGTAGTCAGAACCGTTGGTTCTCCATAAGTTCGAACCAGTCTTTTCATAAAAGCATATGCCGCTTGTGTATCTCTCTTTTTACGCAGTTGAATATCAAGCGTTTGCCCCTCTTTGTCAATGGCACGATATAAATAACACCATTTTCCTTTGACTTTAATATAGGTTTCATCCAAACGCCAAGATAACTGTACCGTTTTGTTTTTCTTTTTCCAAATTTGATACATCAGATTGCCATATTCATGTACCCAGCGCATAATCGTTGTGGGATGAACTGAAATACCACGTTCCTTCAGAATTTCAGACACATCACGATAGCTAAGAGAAAAACGACAATAGTAGCCAACGGCTACTAAAATGATATCTTTCTTAAACTGTTTTCCTTTAAAATATCTCATATTGTCGTGCTCCTACTCATTTTTTCTAAAATGTAACGTGGTTTAGAGAACTTTGCAACAGAACCGTATTGGGCACAAAAAATAGTTATAGGCGTCTAAAAATGCTACGCACAAATATTTTTTAATATATGGATATAAAGAACTATAAAAAGGTTACCTAATAACGTTATTTATTTGTCTGTTCTAGGTGAATTTCATAATTTCCTATTATGAATAATATTTTGTGGTAAGCTTCTCAAATCAAGAAGAAATGAATATCTCTTAAAGGAAGTTTAAAAAAATCAAAATAATATACGAATGACTTATAGAGAAAATATATCGAATTATATTCTAGTGTATAATTTTATTAAAAATTCATCTTTTCTTTTCCACTCTATTTTTCGTAAATAAGTCACTTTTTCAATCACTGATTTGAGAAGGCGATTTTTCTTTTCTGTATCATTTGTTGCGTAATAAGCCTCTAAAACATTTTTGATTTTCGGAACAAATTCATGTATATGTTTTTCTTTTTCTAATATATTTTCAATTTCACGCCTAAGCTCCTTAATTTCTTCTTGTGTTGTTTTCAAGCGCACCGCAATAGATTTCTGCCGTTCTAAGAAAGTGCCAACATCGTATATCCCTTTCTCTAGAAGGTCATGGAGATTGCTTTTTTGTTTTTGCAAATCATTAATTTGCTGTTTTTTCTTTTCTAAAGCTTTTTGCTGGAGCTGAATATTATTTTTTGTTTTCTTTTTCTGTACCATGTTCTCTTGTATCTCAAAGCTTTCGATAATTTGTTTTAAGCCATCAAGTATGCGCTGTTCAACAAGTGTCAAGGATGCCCCTTTTTGAATTCCTTTACAGGATGGTTGTACGCAACGAACTTGAGGATTTGGACGATCTTTCCGTGGTTGATAAAGCATGGAGTGACCGCATAGTTCACATAATAAGATGCCTGCCAATGGATTAGAAAGTTTTTTTGTTTTGATTGTTGGTGGTCTCCAGCGTTTACTATGTGCCATGTTGGCTTTTTGAAATAGTTCTTCCGATACAAGTGGAGGATGAGCATGATTGTGTCGTTGCCATCTTTCTTTTGGTACCTTTTTACGAATGTATTTTCCATTTTGTTTTGTATAACGTATTTTCCCCCAAATAATGTGACCAAGATATACTTCATTTTTGATAATAGATGAGATAGTTGAAGGATTCCAATACTCACCTTCAGGTGGAGAAATTCCTAGTCTATCTAGTTCTTGTGCAATTGCCTGTCTTCCCATTCCATCAGCCATAGATTCAAAAATTTTAGGTATCACCCAGCTTTTTTCAGGATTAGGATAAAGTTTTAAATTATCATCTCGTAAGTACCCATAAGGTGGAACACGAGAGATAGATTTTCCTTCTTTTGCTGAAGCCCTTCTACCACGTTGCATACGTTTCACAATTGTTTTTAATTCTTCTCGAGCAATTAAAGATTTTATACTGAAGGTTAACTCTTGATTTTCATCATTTGGGTTAATGACTTCTGTTGGTGTAATAATGAATGTTTCTGAATAGCGGAATACACGATAAATCGTTCCTTGATCTACCATATCGCCGCGGCCAAGGCGGTCTAAATCCATCACCAATACTGCATCAGCAATGCCAGTTTCCACTTCACGAAGAAGTTTTTGCATCATAGGTCTTTCAGAGATATATTCACCCGAAACCACTTCTTCAAAAATATCAATTATATTATGATGCTCTTTATGAGCGAGTTCTAATAACTGAGTGCGATGACGTTCAAGCGTATCGTAATGTTGCCCGTGCTCCAGCGCCTTTTTTTCTTCTTCAAGATCTTTTCGACTTTTACGTAAATAGATGAAGACATCGAGTTCTTGTGGACGGTACATTTGTTTCACCTACCAGCTTGTCTAGTATTATTGTTATGAATATGTAAGGATAGCTTGTCTTATGAAAATGATAGTTCGTCTTTTTACCTGCATTGCATATATATAGTGCAAGGAGGGATATGATGAAGGAATTTCAGTTTGGTAATACAAAAGTCATTATCCATTCGCCACTTGCATCGATGGAAAAAGAGGAACAAAAAAAATGGTTTCAACAAGAATGGGAAAAGAGAAATCCAGTGTTAAAGTCTATAGTTGAAGCCGCAGTAAGTTGTCAAGAAGATGAAAAGTAAAAAGAGCATTCTCTTTTCTTAAGAGATATGCTCTTCTTTTTTTATTAAATTATTCACTGACATAAATAATTATTTTTCATTGTGAATAGCTTCTTTAGTTCTGTAAATAATAATCTTGATCATTGTTATGTGAAGTAGGTGATGCTTGAGATAAATTAATTCCTCTTTCTAAAGTTTCTAATAAGTAATACCCGAGTGCGTCATCTTGCTGGATCAAGTTATGTAGTAAAGTGCTTGCACGGGTGATTCTATATTTGGTTTCATCTTGTATTAATGAGAAGTTATCCATTGTAATGAGTTGAAGTTCATCTTGCAGCTTTTGTAGTAAGGAAAGCTGAATGGTATCTGTTTTTCCGGTTTCAAGATTACTTAAATAAGCTGGTGATACACCAAGTTGTTTTGCAAAGGTGTTTAGTCCAATGCCTTTTTGAGTACGAAGTGTACGAATGTGTTTACCAAGTTCATGTATCATAAATTTAACCTCCAAGGATTTATTGAAAGGAATAATTAGAATGAAGAAGCAAAAGAAAATTACAATTACATCAGTAAGTTACGTTCACGATCCAACATCAGCTCAAAAATGGTTTGAAGCGTATATTGAGATTGTTGAAAAAGAATTAGCCAAAGCAATTAAAAAGGACTAGCTACTAATTTTGATACATACAGTGTAAATAGAACATCACGAGAGGAGGTCCTGAATTGAAGACAGTTGCATATTATAGAAGTTCCATTGATTCACAAGAAAACTCAATCGAAATGCAACAAAATTCAGTTCTTACTCGCTCCATTGATATGGCATTGATTATCGATGAAGAATATATTGATGAAGCGGTATCAGCCCGAAAAGTCAGTTTAAAAAAGCGTCCAGCCCTACAAAAATTACTACAAGATATCAACAATAACGATGTCGGAACCTTATTCTTATTTAAGCGAGATCGACTAGCTCGAAATGTGATGGAGTATTATGAAATTTATCAAATACTAAGAAACAAGAAAATAAATGTTATTTTAACTGCACCGAATGAGCCGCCAGTGTACTACACACCAATTGGTGAATATCTTGAATTAATTTTGGCGGGTATGGCCCAACGTGAAGGCGAACAAATTATTGAACGTTTAAAGCAAACATTAAAGTCAAATTTCCAAAGTGGTAAAAACCCAGGACGTCTTCCGTATGGTTTCAAATGGAATAAAGAAACGAAAGAAATTGAATTGGTTGATGAACAAGTACAAATTGTTAAAAGGATTTATCAAGAACTTGTATCGGGAAAATATGAATCCTTGAAAGAACTTTGTAGTGTATTAGGCTTGAAGGAAAACGGTAAGTCTTGGACTTCGGCTGATATAAGAAAAATTGCATTAAACCCGACATATATTGGATTGCGTACTATGAATATTTTTGGTGAAGATGTTACTAGTAAATATGAAAGACTTTCCATTATTGATAAGAATACATGGGAAAAAGTATGTAGTATTGTCACCGTTTTATCTCCCCAAAAGACTCATCAAGATTATGTATTCGAACAAGTGTTATTTCCATTGCAAGACTTACTAATTTGTTCGAAATGTAATGAATCATTACAAAAAATAAAGGCTAGAAGAAAAGAAAATTTAAAATATAAATGTTTAAATCATTCTTCAGTTTACGTTTTTAAGAGTACAATCGAACCATTAGTCTTTGAACGCTGCAAAGAATATTTTCATAGCCTACTCACTTTTCATTTTCATGAATTATTTGATCGATATGAACAGAATGCTAAGAAGCAAGTAAAACAGAAAATACAAACCATTGAAGAGAAAATGCAGCTTATGAATGAAAAGTTAATTACAAAAGTAGATACGTGGTATCACGAAACTGATGCACCTTATAAGGAACAGAAAGAAATCGAAATTATGGCGCTGTATGATGAGCTGGCAAAATATAAAAAACAAAAAGAACAGGTAATACAGGAATTAAGTGATGTAAAGCAATTACGTGAAAAGATAAGTAATTATCAATCCTCTATTTCGTTGTCCTATGACGAGATAAAGGAGAATCGACAGTTAGGTTCCTTTTTTCAAGATTTAATACAACAAGTTAAAACCGACGGAAAGAACTGCGAAATTGTTTTTAAACACCCATTCTTACGTACTCAAGAGGTGTTAACATCATGAAGCTTTCTCATATATTACAACCAAATATGAAGGCTGCTTTTTATGGCCGTCATTCTACGGATAAACAAGATATGGATATGCAATTGAATTCCGTTATGGAAGTGATTCGCAAATATGATTGCATTCATACTCATTCTTTTCTTGATAAGGCTGTTTCCGCTCGTAAAAATAAAATTACAAGTAGGAAAGAACTTGAAAATATGTTCGAAGCGGCAAAAAGAAAAGAATTTGATTTTGTCATTGTTTATAAAAGTGATCGTTTGGCCAGAGATCCTCTTGAGCATCAAACGATACGTATTGTCATGAAGACACTAGATATTCCCATCATTATTAGTTCAACCGAAAGTGTGTACAATACTGATACTGACTTGATTGTGCAACTTATGGAAGATGGTTTTACTAAATATGAAGTTGACACCATTATCGCCAGAACACGATCAGGTCTAGAAAACAAAGCAAAACAAGGGAAATGGCTTGGTGGTAAGCCGCCATTTGGTTACACATATGATAAGAATAGTGAGCAATTTATTGAACACACCGAAGAGCTTTGCTATGTAAAAGAAATCTTCAATTTATATGTAAATGGTCATGGGTTTCAGTATATTGCTAATACACTCCCTAACGGTTCCCGCCGCGGAAAAGATTGGGGAAAAGAGAATGTAAAGACGATTGTGCTTAATCCTTTTTATTGTGGTTTATTATCATGGCGCCGACAAACAGATGGAAAGCAAAATGCAAGGGATATTTGGATTGAAGCACCAAACCACTATGTGAAGCCAATCATTTCACGAACGACATGGGAATCATGTTGGCGTATTTATTCAGAAAAACGTAATGGCAACATGGTTCCTAAACATTACAAAACAAGTTTTTTGCTACAAGGGTTGCTTTCTTGTGAAAAGTGCCAGGAACTAATGAAAACAAAGAATCAACAGACAGTAAGTTCTACAAATAAACAGTATGGAGGGAAAATTTATTTTTGCACTAACTGCAAATTAAGAATAGATGCAGACCTCCTTCATGATAAAGTAGTGAATCAAACACTTACTGATGTGAAAATAAGTGGATTTCACAATGTATATCATGCGATAGAAC
This region includes:
- a CDS encoding radical SAM protein, whose translation is MNNNSVLSMASHRLLSLEGDDVAILADRSTGWCIVNTMEYDTISKYLSESKQTLEGTDIKSQKIIKSLWEAGVLYADGKPHPDTVLVQNPYPNALLLKLTGACNFECSYCYDYDAKRFKARLNFERIKEIISFLLSKQSSLSIAFHGGEPLLRFDLIKEVVNFAIREAGSVSRIGFSIQTNGSLFNEEVVSFLDKYNFSVGISLDGANEESNALRVVNRGRTPWKSVQELLKRYPTFVKERCGFLAVASRTSARHIPDFALWLQDKGVGGLSISFLDLVGRGETLYDEMLTPNEAVDLYKELFRMIRQRQIEKLAIKSIIGRMNNLFTFQPRDFCYKGACGASGDFLVVDAEGSLRSCDCIYDSFFVLGSSKSQVPENSKHPARLAVSKRNEWLRENSSNCSTCAVFGLCGGTCVAKAISNHKTPQSVDPVECALSLYLYPELLQEFATGNNMPLFDYYNIHRHSTKEWRAS
- a CDS encoding SagB/ThcOx family dehydrogenase, with the protein product MENKYTNPICIRRSRCLIAFWEGSSLVVENYLTNKQTTIAPLIVQLLQEIDDYHPKTSVLERFGEIPVANEIIEELLKQDVLIIQGSALDTKERLIEEKWKWNQDVRYFHYSTQHVVYEDNFEIQRTSLARLAREIPPPDAFKDYGRSDVKLLGSFDEPSGEFWNVLRSRRTKRSFAQQEISLSDLSNILLWTWGRTHLITDHEVGPYILRTSPSGGARHPIEVYPIILRVNGVTPGIYHYSVKRHELECLRTGMFTDLAVRLCSNQEWVRDAAVVFFMTAVVNRTMWKYKQTNAYRVIQLDAGHLGQTFHLVCTSLGLAPFTTAATQDIAIEQELGIDGVSEIPIYTAVTGVPANGLSRSSKED
- the grrM gene encoding cyclophane-forming radical SAM/SPASM peptide maturase GrrM/OscB, which produces MTIKLIVLQPTSLCNLNCQYCYVPGRKDSTRMSEQTLENVIAKVLRSSIVDENVEFLWHAGEPLTVGIDFYKKVMTYIQKHNNQDRRIRNRLQTNGTLLTPDWCEFLLENDFQIGISIDGPAMLHNRNRIDWSGKGSHHLVMRGLKLLKEYGLSFGGLCVLTRESLNYPREIFNFFYSNGFQSVGFNVEEIENANKSSSLKDYEEHSIIVEKYRSFMSELFDLWKTHKNEIEFREFRNMLTRIEKKLSNKNYYSVPDEIKSLGIITIQKNGDITTNSPEFAGGLNTEFNNFVVGNINAQYELDTVVNSNIYNRMQHEINLGVKNCASSCLYFDLCGGGSPSNKYFENGSLSSTETIRCILHHQTLTSIVIEKLLNA
- a CDS encoding IS6 family transposase, with the translated sequence MRYFKGKQFKKDIILVAVGYYCRFSLSYRDVSEILKERGISVHPTTIMRWVHEYGNLMYQIWKKKNKTVQLSWRLDETYIKVKGKWCYLYRAIDKEGQTLDIQLRKKRDTQAAYAFMKRLVRTYGEPTVLTTDKAPSLICAFKKLQRIDFYKNTFHRTTKYLNNLIEQDHRHVKRRFARSLGFQSLRHASRTIKGIETLHAIYKQRRSLQSDSVFSAYNELQNLLTVS
- a CDS encoding recombinase family protein; protein product: MYRPQELDVFIYLRKSRKDLEEEKKALEHGQHYDTLERHRTQLLELAHKEHHNIIDIFEEVVSGEYISERPMMQKLLREVETGIADAVLVMDLDRLGRGDMVDQGTIYRVFRYSETFIITPTEVINPNDENQELTFSIKSLIAREELKTIVKRMQRGRRASAKEGKSISRVPPYGYLRDDNLKLYPNPEKSWVIPKIFESMADGMGRQAIAQELDRLGISPPEGEYWNPSTISSIIKNEVYLGHIIWGKIRYTKQNGKYIRKKVPKERWQRHNHAHPPLVSEELFQKANMAHSKRWRPPTIKTKKLSNPLAGILLCELCGHSMLYQPRKDRPNPQVRCVQPSCKGIQKGASLTLVEQRILDGLKQIIESFEIQENMVQKKKTKNNIQLQQKALEKKKQQINDLQKQKSNLHDLLEKGIYDVGTFLERQKSIAVRLKTTQEEIKELRREIENILEKEKHIHEFVPKIKNVLEAYYATNDTEKKNRLLKSVIEKVTYLRKIEWKRKDEFLIKLYTRI
- a CDS encoding transcriptional regulator codes for the protein MIHELGKHIRTLRTQKGIGLNTFAKQLGVSPAYLSNLETGKTDTIQLSLLQKLQDELQLITMDNFSLIQDETKYRITRASTLLHNLIQQDDALGYYLLETLERGINLSQASPTSHNNDQDYYLQN